In Chryseobacterium shigense, the following proteins share a genomic window:
- a CDS encoding SusE domain-containing protein, which produces MKNLFKIFTLFVLGFLVISCEKDEDKVVLGSPSTSNLTSDKSSLVLIKNNETQAAVTFNWKAPDYGVAVAQKNQLQIAVKGTNFASPKNVDLNDGDTKATYTVAEFNNYALDAGLAPNVATDIEVRLSSKLGNYAAITSNVVTITVTPYMTAYPSFYIVGEASAVNWSASTAQMLYKKDNFSTIYTYLENGKAFRFLGQQDWGPTNYSLDVTGMNSGNRYFKTWSTNLAPSTPENIQFNGATGMYKIVIDADATVKSITVTPSAINNWNPANLYLVGTVNGWNAGGAIPMTNLGGGKFEHTIALPAGSQFKFLGQQSWGDLDWGNLTADGNTGYLAPKGSNGNILFDGTGGSYKISVDLKLGTYKIQPL; this is translated from the coding sequence ATGAAAAATTTATTTAAAATATTTACTCTTTTTGTCTTAGGATTTTTGGTAATTTCTTGCGAAAAGGATGAAGATAAAGTAGTATTGGGAAGTCCGTCAACTTCAAATCTTACTTCTGACAAATCAAGCTTGGTTTTGATTAAGAATAACGAGACGCAGGCTGCGGTTACTTTCAATTGGAAAGCTCCGGATTACGGTGTCGCTGTTGCTCAGAAAAATCAGCTTCAAATTGCCGTTAAAGGGACGAACTTTGCTAGTCCTAAAAATGTAGATTTGAATGATGGTGATACTAAAGCTACCTATACTGTGGCAGAATTCAATAATTATGCATTAGATGCCGGTTTAGCACCTAATGTTGCAACGGATATTGAAGTTAGGCTTTCTTCAAAATTAGGAAACTATGCGGCTATCACTTCCAATGTTGTGACAATTACAGTAACTCCTTATATGACAGCTTATCCGTCATTTTATATTGTAGGAGAAGCTTCTGCGGTAAACTGGAGTGCAAGCACAGCACAAATGTTGTACAAGAAGGATAATTTCTCTACAATTTATACTTATTTGGAAAACGGAAAAGCTTTCAGATTTTTAGGACAGCAAGATTGGGGACCTACTAATTATAGCTTGGATGTTACAGGAATGAATTCTGGAAATAGATACTTTAAAACCTGGTCTACAAATCTGGCACCTTCAACTCCTGAAAATATTCAGTTTAACGGAGCTACCGGAATGTATAAAATTGTCATCGATGCAGATGCTACAGTTAAATCTATCACTGTAACTCCTTCTGCAATCAATAACTGGAACCCTGCCAATTTATATCTTGTAGGTACAGTCAACGGATGGAATGCCGGAGGAGCTATTCCTATGACAAACTTGGGTGGAGGCAAATTTGAGCATACTATTGCACTTCCTGCAGGTTCACAGTTTAAATTTCTAGGACAGCAGAGCTGGGGAGATCTTGATTGGGGAAATCTTACAGCAGATGGAAATACAGGATATCTAGCTCCAAAAGGAAGTAACGGTAATATTTTATTTGATGGTACTGGCGGAAGCTATAAAATTTCTGTAGACCTGAAGTTGGGTACTTACAAAATACAGCCATTATAA
- a CDS encoding SusC/RagA family TonB-linked outer membrane protein codes for MKNFTTVLKIAPAFLLASSIMHAQDSITKEKKIEEVVLIGYGKQKKSDLTGSITSVTAKDFNGGATSAGQLIQGKTPGVQITNNSGAPGSGTKIRIRGTSSLNGENSPLIVIDGVPQDFTGVNGASDPLSLINPNDIETFDILKDASATAIYGNRASNGVILVTTKKGTAGKFKVNFSTLASVSTKMGNVDVLNADEYRAFVTEMAQTNAAVATNASRLGTANTNWQNQIYQKAWGTDNNLALSGGVKWLPYRLSIGYNDQNGIVRTNSFKRTSVGINLNPKFFDNHLAVNVNAKGTFTDNRFSDGGAIKAATYFDPTQPVYSGNSNYGGYYEWTDPNNLVTGLNVNGNSNPLGLLYGIRDVSSVWRGLGNIQLDYKFHFLPDLHFNVNAGYDYSKSNGAKTVSPLYRPGMSDLGTFNEYTMEKKNKLLETYFNYLKTINAISTSVDLTAGYAYQGFRTNIPGSTTFKGRGQNTSTNNFETNYILLSFYGRGIFTIANKYIISASIRRDGSSRFYNGTTSNVWGNFPGVSAAWKINEENFLKDTGINVLKLRAGWGKTGQQELPTLDTNKPRNYPSYAAYNMSSDGAQYQFGDQFFYMMRPEIYNPNLGWEITTTKNAGIDFGFAKNRITGSIDVYQKDTKDLIVDSPIAAGDLSNHNLLNVGNMQTKGIEGSVTVVPIKKENTTWEVSFNATHYKSKITKLINGADSTYRILVGGIEGGVNNTIQAHTVGRQPNAFYVFQQVYDNSGKPIDGLYVDRNADGKIDVNDRYYYKSTQPDAIIGFNTKFSHNNWDIGLSARAVLGNYVYNNAASNSSIQSLTTNNYLQNVYSSTADYRFSSPQYFSDIFVENASFLRLDNINAGYNFKDVFYKGSNIRVYAMLQNVFVITKYSGVDPEVFGNIDNGYYQMPKVYSLGFNFQF; via the coding sequence GTGAAAAATTTTACAACGGTATTAAAAATTGCTCCTGCTTTTTTATTGGCCAGTTCAATAATGCATGCGCAGGACTCTATAACCAAGGAAAAAAAGATCGAGGAAGTTGTACTGATTGGATACGGAAAGCAGAAGAAATCGGACCTTACGGGTTCCATTACTTCAGTTACAGCTAAAGATTTCAACGGTGGCGCAACTTCTGCAGGTCAGCTGATCCAGGGAAAGACACCTGGGGTACAGATTACCAACAACAGTGGTGCTCCCGGGTCGGGAACAAAAATCAGGATCAGGGGTACATCTTCTTTAAATGGGGAAAACTCTCCATTGATTGTAATTGATGGGGTTCCCCAGGATTTTACAGGAGTTAACGGAGCTTCAGATCCATTATCATTAATTAACCCTAATGATATTGAAACTTTTGACATTTTAAAAGACGCCTCTGCTACGGCAATCTATGGTAACAGAGCTTCCAATGGGGTAATCTTAGTTACAACTAAAAAGGGAACTGCCGGAAAATTTAAAGTTAACTTTTCAACACTTGCTTCTGTTTCAACAAAAATGGGAAATGTTGATGTTCTTAATGCAGACGAATACAGAGCATTTGTCACTGAAATGGCGCAGACTAATGCTGCTGTTGCTACAAATGCTTCCAGGTTGGGAACAGCCAATACAAACTGGCAGAATCAGATCTATCAGAAAGCTTGGGGAACCGATAATAATTTAGCTCTTTCAGGAGGAGTTAAATGGTTGCCATACCGTTTATCAATTGGATATAATGACCAAAATGGTATTGTAAGAACCAATTCATTTAAAAGAACTTCCGTAGGAATAAATTTAAATCCGAAATTTTTTGATAATCATTTAGCAGTAAATGTTAATGCAAAAGGAACATTTACTGATAACAGGTTCTCAGATGGTGGAGCTATTAAAGCTGCAACTTATTTTGATCCTACCCAACCGGTGTATTCAGGCAACTCGAATTACGGAGGATATTATGAGTGGACAGATCCTAACAACCTGGTGACAGGTCTGAATGTAAACGGAAACTCTAATCCATTAGGTCTTCTATATGGTATTCGTGATGTGTCATCCGTTTGGAGAGGTTTAGGAAATATTCAGTTGGACTATAAATTCCATTTTTTACCGGATCTACACTTTAACGTAAATGCTGGTTATGATTATTCTAAGAGTAACGGTGCAAAAACTGTAAGCCCTCTTTACAGACCGGGGATGAGTGATTTGGGTACATTCAATGAATATACTATGGAGAAAAAGAATAAATTGCTGGAAACGTATTTTAATTACTTAAAAACGATAAATGCAATTTCTACTTCTGTTGACCTTACTGCAGGATATGCATATCAGGGTTTCCGCACGAATATTCCTGGATCAACAACATTCAAAGGTAGAGGTCAGAATACATCAACCAATAATTTTGAAACAAATTATATTTTATTATCTTTCTACGGAAGAGGTATTTTTACCATAGCTAATAAATATATTATATCAGCTTCCATCAGAAGAGATGGATCTTCAAGATTCTATAACGGTACTACAAGTAATGTTTGGGGGAATTTTCCGGGAGTATCTGCTGCTTGGAAAATTAACGAAGAAAATTTCCTGAAAGATACAGGAATCAATGTTTTAAAATTAAGAGCAGGTTGGGGAAAAACGGGACAGCAGGAATTACCTACCCTGGATACTAACAAACCAAGAAACTATCCGTCCTATGCTGCTTATAATATGAGTTCTGACGGTGCTCAGTATCAGTTTGGAGATCAGTTCTTCTATATGATGAGACCGGAAATTTATAATCCGAATTTGGGCTGGGAGATCACTACAACCAAAAATGCGGGTATTGATTTTGGTTTTGCAAAAAATAGAATCACAGGTTCTATTGATGTTTATCAGAAAGATACTAAAGATCTGATCGTGGACTCGCCGATTGCAGCAGGAGATTTAAGTAATCATAACCTTTTGAATGTAGGTAATATGCAGACAAAAGGGATAGAGGGATCCGTTACTGTAGTTCCTATCAAAAAAGAAAATACCACTTGGGAAGTTTCATTTAATGCAACACATTATAAGTCTAAAATTACAAAACTTATTAATGGAGCAGATTCAACTTACAGAATTCTTGTAGGAGGAATTGAAGGAGGGGTAAACAATACCATTCAGGCTCATACAGTAGGACGTCAGCCAAATGCTTTTTATGTATTTCAACAAGTATATGATAATAGCGGTAAACCAATTGACGGACTATATGTAGATAGAAATGCAGATGGTAAAATTGATGTTAATGACAGATATTACTATAAATCAACTCAGCCTGATGCTATTATAGGATTTAATACTAAATTCTCTCATAACAACTGGGACATTGGTTTAAGTGCAAGAGCTGTATTAGGAAATTATGTGTATAATAATGCTGCATCGAATAGCTCTATCCAGTCATTAACAACCAATAACTATTTGCAGAATGTATATTCTTCTACAGCAGATTATAGATTTTCAAGTCCGCAATATTTCTCTGATATCTTTGTTGAAAATGCATCTTTCTTAAGACTGGATAATATTAATGCAGGTTACAATTTTAAAGATGTATTCTATAAAGGAAGTAACATCAGAGTTTACGCAATGCTTCAAAACGTATTTGTAATTACTAAGTATTCAGGAGTAGACCCTGAAGTATTCGGGAATATTGATAATGGATATTATCAGATGCCAAAAGTATATTCATTAGGATTTAACTTTCAATTTTAA
- a CDS encoding RagB/SusD family nutrient uptake outer membrane protein codes for MRRFKTNIIAVAALVSILTVTSCVNDLEQMPITDVTSASVFTDFANYPMALAKIYGGFANGGQSANGGNSDINGIDGNFSQYTRVIYTLQTLSTDEAVIAWNDGTLQTIHKMTWDSSSEFVEGAYYRLFTQIATSNEFLRNVTDEKLAANNITGTNLAEAKYMRAEVRYLRALSYYYALDLFGNVPFVDESYLPGSVNPPKRITRAELFNFVESELLAVAGELKDPKANVYGRADKAAAWALLARLYLNSNVYNGSNHYTDCITYCNKVIQAGYSLKTKYKDLFLADNDKNNPEVIFPIAFDGVHIQTSGGTTYLIHAGIGGSMPASDFGVSGGWGGLRTTKSYVNLFSGAASDQRGNFYTNGQNLEINDLGVFTDGYGFIKFKNLTSTGVPGSDASGNFCDTDIPLFRLADVYLMYAEATLRGGSGGNAATALTYVNALRTRAGAPTVASINTDYILDERGRELGWEMTRRTDLIRYGKFTSGSYLWPWKGGVKDGKSVEDYRNLYPIPAKDIIANPNLIQNPGY; via the coding sequence ATGAGACGATTTAAAACAAATATAATAGCAGTTGCAGCACTAGTAAGTATTTTAACTGTAACTTCTTGCGTCAATGATTTAGAGCAAATGCCAATCACCGACGTCACTTCAGCCAGTGTTTTTACAGATTTTGCAAATTATCCGATGGCTTTGGCTAAAATTTACGGAGGATTTGCTAACGGTGGGCAGTCTGCAAATGGTGGAAATTCAGATATCAATGGAATTGATGGGAACTTCTCACAATATACAAGAGTAATATACACCTTACAGACATTATCTACTGACGAAGCAGTAATTGCCTGGAATGACGGAACACTTCAGACCATTCATAAAATGACCTGGGATTCTTCCAGTGAATTTGTAGAAGGAGCTTACTACAGACTTTTTACGCAAATTGCTACAAGTAATGAATTTTTAAGAAATGTAACTGATGAAAAATTAGCAGCAAATAATATTACAGGGACTAATTTAGCAGAAGCTAAATACATGAGAGCTGAAGTAAGATACTTACGTGCTTTATCATACTATTATGCATTAGATCTGTTTGGGAACGTACCTTTTGTAGACGAAAGCTATTTACCGGGATCAGTAAACCCGCCTAAAAGAATTACGCGTGCAGAACTTTTTAACTTTGTTGAAAGCGAGTTGCTTGCAGTAGCAGGAGAATTGAAAGATCCTAAAGCAAATGTATACGGCAGAGCAGATAAAGCTGCTGCATGGGCTCTTTTGGCCCGTCTATATCTGAATTCAAATGTTTATAACGGCTCAAATCATTACACAGATTGTATTACTTATTGTAATAAAGTTATACAGGCAGGATATTCATTAAAGACTAAATACAAAGACTTATTCCTTGCTGACAATGATAAGAACAACCCTGAAGTTATTTTTCCTATTGCATTTGATGGGGTTCACATTCAGACATCAGGTGGTACAACATATCTTATCCATGCCGGTATCGGAGGAAGTATGCCTGCTTCTGATTTCGGTGTTAGTGGAGGATGGGGTGGTTTAAGAACTACAAAATCTTATGTTAACTTATTTTCCGGAGCAGCGTCTGATCAGAGAGGTAATTTTTATACCAACGGACAGAATTTAGAAATTAATGATCTGGGAGTATTTACCGATGGATATGGATTCATTAAATTCAAAAATCTTACAAGTACCGGAGTTCCGGGATCTGATGCTTCAGGAAATTTCTGTGATACGGATATTCCTCTATTCAGATTAGCTGATGTATATCTTATGTATGCAGAAGCTACTTTGAGAGGAGGAAGCGGGGGTAATGCAGCCACGGCGCTTACCTATGTAAATGCATTAAGAACGCGTGCAGGAGCACCAACAGTAGCGTCAATTAATACAGATTATATACTGGATGAAAGAGGAAGAGAATTAGGTTGGGAAATGACAAGAAGAACAGACCTTATCCGTTATGGTAAGTTTACAAGCGGTTCATATCTATGGCCTTGGAAAGGAGGTGTTAAAGATGGGAAAAGTGTAGAGGATTATAGAAATCTTTATCCAATTCCGGCAAAAGATATTATTGCTAATCCAAATTTAATTCAGAACCCTGGTTATTAA